GACCCTGTAACAACAACTTCGTCTTGAGCAACTCCAGCCGGTTTATCAACGATGACATCGGCATTAACAGAAGTTGGTCCAAGTACTTGTACACCTGCGAGTTCATTCGACAAGTTCACTGTATCGTTCGTTACTGCCGTTAAAAGACTGTTCACACCTGGCAGTAAATTTTTGACTGGGTTTAAAACAGGATCAATTAAGTTTCCTGCTATTCCGGATAGTTTTAAATTCGTGATGGCATTGACTAAATCGGTTAAGGCGTCTTGGACAACTTGTTTCGTTACCGTATCAAGATGCTGTCCTAAACCATCACTAAAATCGATGACGATTGAACCATCCGGATTAATCGTGACTGGAGCAGAACCTTCGTAATCCAAAAGATCCGAAAGGGCGGTATCTAAATTCTGTAGATTATCCAGAGCATCCGTTAATTCTGTGAGCCCCTCCACTCTCAACAAACTACCTACGACTGGAGTACGTTGTAATCGATCGATACCCGCTAATAGGTCAGTCACAGTATCTGCTACTGTTCCCGTCAACGGATCTAGCTGTCCTTTAAGCGTCGGTAAATCTTCAAGTGTGATGGGTAATAATTCAACACTGACCGACGCATTACCGTTCGCCTGCATTTTTCCCGCTAAATCTGGAATGTTGAAGACAGCCACCCGGTCTGGGTTCAATACTTCCGCATCGGCTAATCCGACACCGGTTAAATTAAGGGCTAAATCATAGTTATCCGGTTGTTCCGTCAGATTTGCATTGACCGCGACATCCGTCAGTAGTTGAACTTCAGCTAAACTGACTCGATTCGGTCCTTGGACGAGTGAGTTTCGCACCGAATTCGCGAATTGGCTTTGTTGCGTCTGAAACTTCTTTTCAGAATTCTCAGCTGCTTCGGTTTTTGTATAAGTGAATGAGATCGGAGAGAGGGCGAGAGAGGACGCTGCCAGCAGTTTCACTAGTCTTCGTGTGTGGTTTCTATGGTGTCGATTCATCTTCTTTCGAAAATCAGGTGCTTTTTTCTTCATTTCAACACTCCTTTTCTACGGAAAAAATAATCGTACACCTATTATTATGCATGCAATTCCCATGAAAATATACAATTTTTTACAAAAACAATGTTTAAATAGTTATTATTAACCAGTATTTTAGATATTAATTTACTATAAAAATATAAATAATATATATTATGAATAATTACGCGTTAATATATATTGTAATTTTATTTCATGCTAGTTCTATCCATTTTGTGTAAAAACGGCTTATTTCAATTTTATATGACCATAGTTTTAAAAAACGCAAAAAGACCTACGAGCGTCTGCTCGTAGGTCTAGAAACCTGCTTTTTAGTATCGAATGTGTTGCTTACTCCAACGGATCGATTCCTTGAACTGTCGGACGAGATCTTCAGCCGGTGCCGTCAAATAATAGGCAAGTCCGTGCACTTTCTCAGACATCTGCTGGATGACGAGTCCATCTTCGATCAGCTCCTGTAATTGTTCGAGGATTTGACCGTGCGATTGATCGATCCGTTGCTCGAGTTCCCCGATCGTCAACGCACCATCACGCAAGAGATAAATGATGCTCGACTTCAGACTGTTCTCGAAGTTGTGTTGAAATTTTTGCAACGCCAGTAAATCGGCTTGTTCTTCGGTATGACGTGAATCCATCTGATTCCTGCCCCCTTTTTCTTAACTACCTCTTCAGTATGACGCACTTTTACGTGAATTTCAAAACTCAATCGCGATCGGTGATGATCGTATCGAACGTCTTCTCTTCCTCCGTGATGACCATCTTCTTTTGCGACCGGAGATGATACAGGCGACGGATGTTCAAGATGACTACCTTCATGACAGCGTAGAACGGAACACCCAGCAAGACGCCGAAAAATCCAGCGATGTTCCCTGCGACGAGCAAGACGATGATAATTGTCAATGGATGGACATCAAGTGTTTTCCCTTGCACAAGTGGTGACATGATGTGCGAATCGATCTGTTGCGCGACCGTCATGACGATGATCGCATAGATCGCAAGAATCGGATCCTGGATGAACCCGACGATCAACGCCGGAATGACACCGAGAACCGGACCAAGGAACGGAATGATGTTCGTCAATGTCGCAAACAAGGCGAGCAACAACGCATAATCGATCCCGATGATCAGATATCCGATATAGGCGATAATTCCGACACCGATACTGACGATGACTTGTCCTCGGATATAGCTCATGATCGTCAAGTGGACATCACCAAGGATTTTTTTCGTTTCCTTATGATACTCATACGGCATCAGTTTAACGAGATTACCTTTAAGCTTATCACCATCAAGCAACATGTAGATCAACATGATCGGAATGATGACGATCGTCACGACCGTCGTCGTCAGAACACTGACGAACCCACCGACACCTGTACCGATGTTCTTTAGGAACGTCGACGCATACTCCGAGATGTTCCCAGAGAACTTATTGAATAAGTTGTCTTGACCCGTCATGAATCGTGAAAAGAAGGCACTGTTCTCCAGTTGTTCCCGAACATCGACCAATTGCCGCTGGAACTGTGTCGCAAGCGTCGGAATCGAATTGACGAACTGTGTGATCTGCTCCGATAACATCGGACCAAAGATGAATCCGAGTGTCGTTAAAATACCGATCAAACCAACGAGGACGATCAAAACAGCCGGGCGCCGCTTCATCTTTTTCTCAAGCAACTCGACGATTGGTAGCAGGACATAATAGAGAATCCCAGCGATCGCGAGGGGTGGTACGACCATCTGAAGCAGAATCGCGACTGGTCGGAACAGGAACGTCACATGATCACCAATCCAGACGATGATCAGTAATGTCATAACCCACCAGGCGAATCGGTACCACTTGTTTTCAAACATTTTTTGCATCTAACCACTTCCCTACGTAAAAGAATAAAGTTCAATATCCTCTTTAGTTTTCCTTAAAATGATACTTCTTAATCCTTATTCTTAAAAAATGTATAGTTCGTTATGTAGATAAGAAATATATGATATATTTGTTTCAGTGATTTTTGCAGATTCAAATTTGAT
This region of Exiguobacterium acetylicum DSM 20416 genomic DNA includes:
- a CDS encoding winged helix-turn-helix transcriptional regulator: MDSRHTEEQADLLALQKFQHNFENSLKSSIIYLLRDGALTIGELEQRIDQSHGQILEQLQELIEDGLVIQQMSEKVHGLAYYLTAPAEDLVRQFKESIRWSKQHIRY
- a CDS encoding AI-2E family transporter, with amino-acid sequence MQKMFENKWYRFAWWVMTLLIIVWIGDHVTFLFRPVAILLQMVVPPLAIAGILYYVLLPIVELLEKKMKRRPAVLIVLVGLIGILTTLGFIFGPMLSEQITQFVNSIPTLATQFQRQLVDVREQLENSAFFSRFMTGQDNLFNKFSGNISEYASTFLKNIGTGVGGFVSVLTTTVVTIVIIPIMLIYMLLDGDKLKGNLVKLMPYEYHKETKKILGDVHLTIMSYIRGQVIVSIGVGIIAYIGYLIIGIDYALLLALFATLTNIIPFLGPVLGVIPALIVGFIQDPILAIYAIIVMTVAQQIDSHIMSPLVQGKTLDVHPLTIIIVLLVAGNIAGFFGVLLGVPFYAVMKVVILNIRRLYHLRSQKKMVITEEEKTFDTIITDRD